The following coding sequences lie in one Magnetococcales bacterium genomic window:
- a CDS encoding competence/damage-inducible protein A, which translates to MTGRLRELGLELAWARFVGDDATELVRHFTQTLAEERPVFCFGGIGSTPDDRTRQCLAMAAGVPLIRHPDAVREIEARFGEDAWPIRVLMADWPQGSKMVPNPINRIPGFQFRGHFALPGFPELAWPMLEWVLKHHFPSNRPPEILRCLRIEGVAESRVVLPMQRVSKLFPQVRYASLPRLGPDAHILLSARGRGSNVEIAFEALCAELTTEGIAWRVCADG; encoded by the coding sequence GTGACAGGTCGGCTGAGAGAACTCGGGCTGGAGCTGGCCTGGGCGCGTTTCGTCGGAGATGACGCAACGGAGTTGGTCCGACACTTCACCCAGACGCTCGCAGAGGAGAGACCGGTGTTCTGTTTCGGTGGGATCGGCAGCACGCCGGACGACCGGACCCGGCAGTGTCTGGCCATGGCTGCCGGAGTCCCACTGATCCGTCATCCCGATGCCGTGCGGGAGATCGAAGCCCGCTTCGGTGAGGATGCCTGGCCAATCCGGGTACTCATGGCTGATTGGCCCCAAGGCAGCAAAATGGTGCCGAATCCAATCAACCGGATCCCGGGTTTTCAATTCCGTGGTCATTTCGCGCTGCCGGGATTTCCTGAACTGGCATGGCCGATGCTCGAATGGGTACTGAAGCACCATTTTCCGTCCAACCGTCCGCCAGAGATCCTGCGGTGTTTGCGAATCGAGGGGGTGGCCGAAAGTCGGGTTGTGCTGCCCATGCAGCGCGTTTCGAAACTTTTTCCGCAGGTGCGCTACGCCAGCCTGCCCAGACTGGGACCGGATGCACACATTCTGCTGTCGGCACGCGGACGTGGTTCGAACGTGGAGATCGCCTTCGAGGCACTCTGCGCAGAGTTGACAACCGAAGGAATTGCCTGGCGGGTGTGTGCAGATGGATGA